The following are encoded together in the Syngnathus typhle isolate RoL2023-S1 ecotype Sweden linkage group LG5, RoL_Styp_1.0, whole genome shotgun sequence genome:
- the LOC133154550 gene encoding ceramide transfer protein-like isoform X2, with amino-acid sequence MSEKSSASGSDEDVEPESVQPVEFGGVLSKWTNYIHGWQDRWVVLKNNALSYYKSEDEREYGCRGSLCLSKAVITPHEFDECRFDISVNDSVWYLRAEDPEHRLQWIESIELHKAESGYGSESSLRRHGSMLSLTSAASALSATSTSSFKKGHRLCEKLAEMETFRDILCRQVDTLQKYFDSCADAVSKDEFHRDKVEEDEDDFPAASRPDGECCYNNNGSKEKLFAPASPKGINGIDFKGEAITFKATTAGILSTLSHCIELMVKREDSWQKRLDKELEKRRRVEDAYKSTVHELKKKSHYGGPDYEEGPNSLINEDEFFDAVEAALDRQDKIEEQCQSEKVRIPRLTPVPPGDVYSSIGTHRFATKARSHCSSLSSVELVSASDDIHRFSTQVEEMVQNHMTYSLQDVGGDANWQLVIEEGEMKVYRREVEENGIVLDPLKATHAVKGVTGHEVCHYFWDTAVRLDWETTIENFNVVETLSDNAVIVYQTHKRVWPATQRDVLYLSAIRKILATNENDPDTWLVCNFSVDHENAAPSNRCIRAKINVAMICQTLVSPPEGDKEISRNNILCKITYVANVNPGGWAPASVLRAVAKREYPKFLKRFTSYVQEKTSGKAILF; translated from the exons ATGTCCGAAAAGAGCTCAGCGTCCGGTTCAGACGAAGATGTGGAACCAGAATCCGTACAACCTGTGGAGTTCGGGGGCGTGTTGAGCAAG TGGACCAATTACATCCACGGATGGCAGGACCGATGGGTCGTGTTGAAGAACAACGCTTTGAGCTACTACAAGTCAGAAGATGAACGGGAATATGGCTGCAGGGGCTCTTTGTGCCTCAGTAAGGCTGTCATCACA CCCCATGAGTTTGACGAGTGTCGTTTTGACATCAGCGTCAACGACAGCGTGTGGTACCTCCGAGCTGAAGATCCCGAGCACAGACTCCAGTGGATCGAGTCCATTGAGTTACACAAG GCGGAGTCCGGGTATGGGTCAGAATCTAGTCTGAGGCGTCATGGTTCCATGTTGTCTCTCACCTCAGCAGCCAGCGCCTTGTCTGCCACGTCCACATCCTCTTTCAAG AAGGGACACAGGCTATGTGAGAAATTAGCCGAAATGGAGACCTTCCGGGACATCCTTTGCAGACAAGTGGATACGTTGCAGAAATATTTTGACTCTTGCGCTGATGCTGTCTCCAAAGATGAGTTTCACAGAGACAAAG TggaagaggatgaagatgacttcCCTGCTGCCTCAAGACCAGACGGTGAATGTTGCTACAACAATAACGGAAGCAAAGAGAAAC TGTTTGCCCCCGCTAGTCCCAAAGGCATCAATGGTATTGACTTCAAGGGAGAGGCCATCACCTTCAAGGCCACCACAGCGGGCATCCTGTCCACTTTGTCACACTGCATTGAGCTGATGGTCAAACGTGAGGACAGCTGGCAGAAAAGGCTGGACAAG gaGCTAGAGAAGAGGAGAAGGGTAGAAGATGCCTATAAGTCTACTGTCCACGAACTGAAGAAAAAGTCACACTATGGAGGCCCGGACTACGAG GAGGGGCCCAACAGTTTGATCAACGAGGATGAGTTCTTCGATGCGGTGGAAGCTGCGCTCGACAGACAAGACAAGATCGAAGAGCAG TGCCAGTCGGAGAAGGTCAGGATCCCTCGACTGACTCCCGTTCCGCCCGGCGACGTCTACTCAAGCATCGGCACACACAGATTCGCTACCAAG GCACGTAGTCATTGCTCTTCCCTGTCCTCTGTCGAGCTAGTCAGTGCTTCAGATGACATTCACAGATTCAGCACTCAG GTGGAGGAAATGGTTCAGAATCATATGACTTACTCGCTTCAGGACGTGGGCGGTGACGCCAACTGGCAGCTGGTCATCGAGGAAGGAGAGATGAAG GTGTACAGAAGAGAAGTGGAAGAGAACGGGATCGTGTTGGATCCCCTCAAAGCGACGCACGCTGTCAAAGGGGTGACGGGACACGAGGTGTGCCACTACTTCTGGGACACCGCCGTACGCTTGGACTGGGAGA CCACCATTGAAAACTTCAACGTGGTGGAAACGCTCTCCGACAACGCCGTTATCGTTTATCAGACACACAAG AGGGTGTGGCCAGCCACTCAGAGAGACGTGCTCTATCTGTCAGCCATAAGGAAGATTCTGGCAACCAATGAAAATGATCCCGACACCTGGTTGGTGTGCAACTTCTCTGTGGACCACGAAAATGCGGCT CCTTCCAATCGCTGCATTCGAGCCAAAATCAACGTTGCCATGATCTGTCAAACTCTGGTCAGTCCACCAGAGGGCGACAAAGAGATCAGCAGGAACAACATCTTGTGTAAAATTACTTATGTGGCCAACG TAAATCCTGGCGGTTGGGCGCCGGCCTCGGTGCTCAGAGCCGTCGCCAAGAGAGAGTATCCCAAGTTCCTCAAACGTTTCACCTCCTACGTCCAGGAGAAGACTTCGGGCAAAGCCATCCTGTTTTGA
- the LOC133154550 gene encoding ceramide transfer protein-like isoform X1 gives MSEKSSASGSDEDVEPESVQPVEFGGVLSKWTNYIHGWQDRWVVLKNNALSYYKSEDEREYGCRGSLCLSKAVITPHEFDECRFDISVNDSVWYLRAEDPEHRLQWIESIELHKAESGYGSESSLRRHGSMLSLTSAASALSATSTSSFKKGHRLCEKLAEMETFRDILCRQVDTLQKYFDSCADAVSKDEFHRDKVEEDEDDFPAASRPDGECCYNNNGSKEKLFAPASPKGINGIDFKGEAITFKATTAGILSTLSHCIELMVKREDSWQKRLDKELEKRRRVEDAYKSTVHELKKKSHYGGPDYEEGPNSLINEDEFFDAVEAALDRQDKIEEQCQSEKVRIPRLTPVPPGDVYSSIGTHRFATKVEEMVQNHMTYSLQDVGGDANWQLVIEEGEMKVYRREVEENGIVLDPLKATHAVKGVTGHEVCHYFWDTAVRLDWETTIENFNVVETLSDNAVIVYQTHKRVWPATQRDVLYLSAIRKILATNENDPDTWLVCNFSVDHENAAPSNRCIRAKINVAMICQTLVSPPEGDKEISRNNILCKITYVANVNPGGWAPASVLRAVAKREYPKFLKRFTSYVQEKTSGKAILF, from the exons ATGTCCGAAAAGAGCTCAGCGTCCGGTTCAGACGAAGATGTGGAACCAGAATCCGTACAACCTGTGGAGTTCGGGGGCGTGTTGAGCAAG TGGACCAATTACATCCACGGATGGCAGGACCGATGGGTCGTGTTGAAGAACAACGCTTTGAGCTACTACAAGTCAGAAGATGAACGGGAATATGGCTGCAGGGGCTCTTTGTGCCTCAGTAAGGCTGTCATCACA CCCCATGAGTTTGACGAGTGTCGTTTTGACATCAGCGTCAACGACAGCGTGTGGTACCTCCGAGCTGAAGATCCCGAGCACAGACTCCAGTGGATCGAGTCCATTGAGTTACACAAG GCGGAGTCCGGGTATGGGTCAGAATCTAGTCTGAGGCGTCATGGTTCCATGTTGTCTCTCACCTCAGCAGCCAGCGCCTTGTCTGCCACGTCCACATCCTCTTTCAAG AAGGGACACAGGCTATGTGAGAAATTAGCCGAAATGGAGACCTTCCGGGACATCCTTTGCAGACAAGTGGATACGTTGCAGAAATATTTTGACTCTTGCGCTGATGCTGTCTCCAAAGATGAGTTTCACAGAGACAAAG TggaagaggatgaagatgacttcCCTGCTGCCTCAAGACCAGACGGTGAATGTTGCTACAACAATAACGGAAGCAAAGAGAAAC TGTTTGCCCCCGCTAGTCCCAAAGGCATCAATGGTATTGACTTCAAGGGAGAGGCCATCACCTTCAAGGCCACCACAGCGGGCATCCTGTCCACTTTGTCACACTGCATTGAGCTGATGGTCAAACGTGAGGACAGCTGGCAGAAAAGGCTGGACAAG gaGCTAGAGAAGAGGAGAAGGGTAGAAGATGCCTATAAGTCTACTGTCCACGAACTGAAGAAAAAGTCACACTATGGAGGCCCGGACTACGAG GAGGGGCCCAACAGTTTGATCAACGAGGATGAGTTCTTCGATGCGGTGGAAGCTGCGCTCGACAGACAAGACAAGATCGAAGAGCAG TGCCAGTCGGAGAAGGTCAGGATCCCTCGACTGACTCCCGTTCCGCCCGGCGACGTCTACTCAAGCATCGGCACACACAGATTCGCTACCAAG GTGGAGGAAATGGTTCAGAATCATATGACTTACTCGCTTCAGGACGTGGGCGGTGACGCCAACTGGCAGCTGGTCATCGAGGAAGGAGAGATGAAG GTGTACAGAAGAGAAGTGGAAGAGAACGGGATCGTGTTGGATCCCCTCAAAGCGACGCACGCTGTCAAAGGGGTGACGGGACACGAGGTGTGCCACTACTTCTGGGACACCGCCGTACGCTTGGACTGGGAGA CCACCATTGAAAACTTCAACGTGGTGGAAACGCTCTCCGACAACGCCGTTATCGTTTATCAGACACACAAG AGGGTGTGGCCAGCCACTCAGAGAGACGTGCTCTATCTGTCAGCCATAAGGAAGATTCTGGCAACCAATGAAAATGATCCCGACACCTGGTTGGTGTGCAACTTCTCTGTGGACCACGAAAATGCGGCT CCTTCCAATCGCTGCATTCGAGCCAAAATCAACGTTGCCATGATCTGTCAAACTCTGGTCAGTCCACCAGAGGGCGACAAAGAGATCAGCAGGAACAACATCTTGTGTAAAATTACTTATGTGGCCAACG TAAATCCTGGCGGTTGGGCGCCGGCCTCGGTGCTCAGAGCCGTCGCCAAGAGAGAGTATCCCAAGTTCCTCAAACGTTTCACCTCCTACGTCCAGGAGAAGACTTCGGGCAAAGCCATCCTGTTTTGA
- the polk gene encoding DNA polymerase kappa — MENGTAATKGEGFLSRMALNDNKAGMEGLDRDKINKIIMESSKGSKFYENELKREHQVNQRIEKMMLQKAQITEQQLKKAQAQVERMASELEKSRDLSRVIVHVDMDAFYAAVEMRDCPDLKDKPMAVGSMSMLSTSNYHARKYGVRAAMPGFIAKKLCPHLVIVPCNFDKYKLVSNEIREIFADYDPHFQPMSLDEAYLDFTEHLELRKNWPEASRTHRYSSSGPDIGIEQPEPQQESEVKGFSPVLFEDSPNSSQSSSSPEAADGTGKNAEVFGTSVEEAVREMRFRIEQKTMLTASAGIAPNMMLAKVCSDKNKPNGQYRLASTREAVMDFIQNLPVRKVSGIGKVSEKMLNALDISSCAHLGQQMALLSLLFSETAWHHFMQVALGLGSTYIVRNEERKSMSTERTFKELNKPDEQLSLLRELCEDLAQDLKKEDLKGKNITLKVKNVNFEVKTRALTLQCAIATADEIFAVAKDLLKMEIENESPQPLRLRLMGVRISSFVSPDDKKPLQKSIVGFLQLGKADVRASTQEVRQQFEGDHLSSCPPLTAQTCQTKEEVTWQMKKKNLLEDQPAARPQLSFFQRAHAKRLQLQVCPQERENEQSISVVKLRDDDAHKRAESPKKDMGPKGATSNLSEIDGMEAHPSTSSSSLNCLTCPVCFGHVSTNDLKIFNSHIDWCLTKQEFHVPDLNKDHEGSEVPRTETHKDQVKNNEQVKPNHLINDCVHNTTLINGESMATHRPRSCHDKGALLVCPVCQLTQDTNDLTVFNRHVDLCLNQEVLEEMGTSPSVEIAKSNAIDIPPTRHAGRGKSKRRDPPSYQPSKKAKGLSVHNTIDKFFR, encoded by the exons ATGGAAAATGGTACTGCAGCCACTAAAGGAGAGGGATTCCTCTCCAGAATGGCCCTCAACGACAATAAAGCTGGTATGGAGGGTCTTGACAGAGACAAAATCAATAAGATCATCATGGAGTCATCGAAG GGATCCAAGTTTTATGAGAATGAACTCAAGAGGGAGCATCAGGTGAACCAGCGCATTGAGAAAATGATGCTGCAAAAAGCACAGATCACAGAACAACAGTTAAAGAAAGCCCAAGCTCAG GTGGAGAGGATGGCCTCTGAGTTGGAGAAGAGTCGTGACCTCAGCCGCGTGATTGTGCATGTGGACATGGATGCTTTCTACGCTGCAGTGGAGATGAGAGACTGTCCTGACCTCAAGGATAAACCCATGGCTGTTGGGTCCATGAGCATGCTG TCCACGTCCAACTACCATGCCAGGAAATATGGTGTTCGGGCAGCTATGCCAGGGTTCATAGCCAAAAAACTTTGCCCTCACCTAGTCATCGTTCCATGCAACTTTGATAAATACAAATTAGTGAGCAATGAG ATCAGGGAGATATTTGCAGACTATGATCCTCATTTCCAGCCAATGAGTCTGGATGAAGCCTATCTGGATTTTACAGAGCACCTGGAACTGAGGAAGAACTGGCCAGAGGCCTCACGAACACATCGCTACAGCTCCAGCGGCCCTGATATAG GTATAGAACAACCTGAGCCTCAACAGGAATCCGAGGTGAAAGGCTTCTCCCCTGTGCTATTTGAAGATAGCCCAAATTCCTCTCAGTCCTCGTCAAGTCCTGAAGCTGCCGATGGCACGGGTAAAAATGCTGAGGTTTTTGGTACCTCTGTCGAGGAGGCTGTGAGGGAGATGCGTTTCCGCATTGAGCAGAAGACCATGCTGACTGCCAGCGCAG GCATTGCTCCAAACATGATGCTGGCCAAGGTATGCAGTGACAAGAACAAGCCGAACGGACAGTACAGACTTGCATCCACCAGAGAGGCTGTCATGGACTTCATCCAGAACCTCCCAGTTCGCAAA GTTTCGGGCATTGGGAAGGTGAGCGAAAAGATGCTGAATGCTCTGGACATCAGTAGCTGTGCTCATCTGGGACAACAGATGGCGctgttgtcattgttgttttcagAGACAGCCTGGCATCACTTTATGCAGGTTGCCCTGGGTCTGGGGTCCACATACATCGTGAG GAacgaagaaagaaaaagcatgAGCACAGAGAG AACATTTAAAGAATTAAACAAGCCTGATGAACAGCTGTCTTTATTGAGAGAGCTTTGTGAAGACCTAGCACAAGACCTAAAGAAAGAAGATCTCAAG GGTAAAAACATCACACTAAAAGTGAAGAATGTCAACTTTGAGGTGAAAACCAGAGCACTGACGCTACAGTGTGCCATCGCCACCGCCGATGAGATCTTTGCTGTGGCCAAAGACCTTCTTAAAATGGAAATTGAGAACGAAAGTCCACAGCCACTCAGACTGAGACTCATGG GTGTCCGTATCTCTTCCTTTGTCAGCCCGGATGATAAAAAGCCTCTGCAGAAGAGCATCGTTGGTTTCCTCCAATTGGGAAAGGCAGACGTCCGAGCCTCCACCCAAGAAGTGCGCCAACAATTCGAAGGGGATCATCTCTCCTCTTGTCCTCCTCTCACAGCACAAACATGTCAGACTAAAGAGGAGGTTACTTGGCAGATGAAGAAAAAGAACTTACTTGAGGACCAGCCTGCTGCTAGACCTCAGCTGTCTTTCTTTCAACGAGCCCACGCCAAGAGACTTCAGCTTCAAGTTTGTCCACAAGAGCGAGAAAATGAGCAGAGCATATCTGTTGTTAAACTCAGGGATGATGACGCACATAAAAGAGCAGAGTCGCCCAAAAAGGACATGGGGCCAAAAGGTGCAACCTCGAATCTTTCAGAAATTGATGGCATGGAGGCTCATCCGTCTACATCAAGCTCATCATTGAACTGCCTCACCTGTCCTGTGTGTTTCGGCCATGTTAGCACAAACGATTTGAAAATATTCAACAGCCATATAGACTGGTGTCTCACCAAACAAGAGTTCCATGTACCAGATTTAAACAAGGACCATGAAGGAAGTGAGGTGCCAAGGACTGAAACACACAAAGACCAAGTCAAGAATAATGAACAAGTCAAGCCGAATCACTTGATAAATGATTGTGTTCACAACACCACGTTGATCAACGGCGAAAGCATGGCTACACATCGGCCTCGGTCGTGTCACGACAAAGGTGCCCTCCTCGTCTGCCCGGTGTGTCAGCTGACCCAGGACACAAATGACCTCACTGTCTTTAATCGCCACGTTGACCTCTGCCTGAACCAGGAAGTGCTGGAGGAGATGGGGACGTCACCCTCAGTTGAAATCGCAAAGAGCAATGCAATAG ATATCCCCCCGACGAGGCATGCAGGTAGAGGTAAAAGCAAAAG ACGAGACCCACCCTCGTATCAACCCTCTAAAAAGGCCAAAGGTTTGAGCGTTCACAACACCATTGACAAGTTCTTCAGGTGA
- the ankdd1b gene encoding ankyrin repeat and death domain-containing protein 1B: protein MEKKALALKEMLRRHVPKRENLDSWKWMKQEPVKAFVDTALNRNTEDKMENSFDNKEMLLQTEKLFIEAAKSNDVAAMRTLGKGLNANAKNAHNRTALHYAVAGKNKEAVELLLRRRVQVDQRDKFGVAPIHLAAWFGSLDILKSLVRAGAEQNVENEEGLNIMHCAAINNHIDIVEYIINDLQMKELDKDDHSGHRAFAMAAEHGCVQMLEMLMEPYYNMATMKPNKRGDTPLHLAARNGHLDAVHLLLLSFDVRDEVNMDNETALYQAAANAQEQCVLALLEAGCNPNIQTKRKCSALHPVSEQGDASLVRLLLQYKAHADFQNEDLEVPLHLAVKNSHIPVIHYLLEAGCNLNITNKRFQSAMHLAAELARIDVVEMLLKTEVDLTLQDRQGKTALGVASRADKVIIVDMVIKAERYNALKKANPGCYENVHSEYPLTFKLDHRNETKQIRSITWRLAYELLKARDWKRLAEHWGFTLEQVSAIESQWTGQHSYKEHGNRMFLIWLHGAELAGESLLIELFQALVHTGHSRVAEKIRTQSQSVSSKSCRVS, encoded by the exons ATGGAGAAGAAAGCTTTGGCTTTGAAGGAAATGCTAAGGAGACATGTTCCCAAGCGAGAGAATTTGGATTCTTGGAAGTGGATGAAACAGGAACCAGTCAAGGCATTTGTTGATACAGCTTTGAACAGGAACACAGAAGACAAGATGGAAAACAGCTTTGACAACAAAGAGATGT TACTGCAAACAGAGAAGCTGTTTATTGAAGCAGCTAAGAGCAATGATGTGGCTGCAATGAGGACACTCGGAAAGGGGTTGAATGCCAATGCAAAGAATGCG CACAATAGAACAGCTCTTCACTATGCAGTGGCTGGGAAAAACAAGGAAGCGGTTGAGCTGCTTCTACGACGCAGGGTGCAAGTGGATCAGCGAGACAAG TTTGGTGTGGCACCCATTCATTTAGCGGCCTGGTTTGGCAGCTTGGACATCCTGAAATCATTAGTAAGGGCTGGAGCAGAACAGAATGTGGAAAATGAG GAAGGACTCAACATCATGCACTGTGCTGCTATCAACAATCATATTGACATAGTGGAATACATTATCAACGACCTGCAAATGAAAGAACTGGACAAAGATGATCAT TCAGGCCACCGTGCATTTGCTATGGCGGCAGAGCATGGCTGCGTGCAAATGTTGGAGATGCTGATGGAGCCGTATTACAACATGGCCACCATGAAGCCCAACAAG AGAGGAGACACGCCCCTGCACTTAGCTGCCAGGAACGGCCACTTGGACGCTGTCCATCTGCTGCTGCTCAGCTTCGATGTTCGGGATGAAGTTAATATG GACAATGAGACTGCTTTGTACCAGGCTGCCGCTAACGCTCAGGAACAATGTGTCCTGGCTTTGCTGGAAGCCGGCTGCAACCCCAACATCCAAACAAAA agAAAATGCAGCGCTCTTCACCCAGTTTCAGAGCAAGGAGACGCATCCCTTGTCCGACTTCTCCTACAATATAAAGCCCACGCAGATTTTCAGAATGAG GACTTGGAAGTTCCTCTCCACCTGGCAGTTAAGAACAGCCACATCCCCGTCATCCATTATCTATTGGAGGCAGGATGCAACTTAAATATCACCAATAAG AGGTTTCAGTCTGCAATGCATCTTGCTGCTGAGCTGGCAAGAATCGATGTGGTGGAAATGCTACTGAAAACTGAAGTTGATTTGACGCTCCAAGACCGG CAGGGAAAGACGGCGCTGGGTGTGGCCTCCAGAGCGGATAAGGTGATCATCGTGGACATGGTCATCAAGGCAGAACGATACAACGCATTGAAGAAA GCCAACCCAGGTTGTTATGAGAATGTTCACAGCGAGTATCCGCTAACATTCAAACTGGACCACCGCAATGAGACCAAGCAGATCCGCTCGATTACCTGGCGCCTGGCCTACGAGCTTCTGAAGGCAAGAGACTGGAAGCGTCTGGCTGAACACTGGGGATTCACTCTGGAGCAAGTGTCAGCCATTGAAAGCCAGTGGACGG GTCAGCATAGCTATAAAGAACACGGCAACAGGATGTTTCTAATCTGGCTCCACGGAGCTGAGCTGGCGGGGGAAAGTCTTCTCATAGAACTCTTTCAGGCCCTTGTCCACACAGGACATAGCAGAGTTGcag AAAAGATACGGACGCAATCACAGAGTGTCAGCAGTAAGAGCTGCAGAGTTTCATGA